In Amyelois transitella isolate CPQ chromosome 5, ilAmyTran1.1, whole genome shotgun sequence, one DNA window encodes the following:
- the LOC132904425 gene encoding uncharacterized protein LOC132904425, translating to MEENDVLNKPERIFNVDEKGCQLNLHKAPQVLAERGTKRVHLVAPEHGENVTVVSCGSALGHAIPPMILFKGKRMKPEWIDSLPTGSIAQMTPKGSMNTETFVNWLHHFAKFKLSGPCVLIFDGAKCHLDYTIVEVAEKFNIKLFCLPSNTTHELQPMDKSVFHSYEYYWDEEVLRYWSINQDRKITKQRFGIIFSKVWDKAATPANIRAGFEATGIFPFDPQKIPEEAYAPSIPTYDPTITESNTGQKENEDPNDITDSSVDSESILACSHPNLNISGDRYTPVQSGPSGTNAKSPVRALSQDNNNIATAPSSPSRNDQLKLGENIRTEGDDSDDDVPLASLKQNSQNIEAVKAVSDLLNESYESFSAMLKTPVKTTSSPKTAPRAKAINSLAQELTKATFVQKKLPGPSGAASQKRNTLPGSSNKTSKKKKSTSKSSSAASQKKNDIPGPSNITLPKRKQDPSKRNRASSNKIPSKPKSGKGKARKLGESWYCFVCDQDRVADMRSCFKCGSYVHEECVGLSAEDTENFICPQCYDD from the coding sequence ATGGAAGAAAACGACGTTTTGAATAAACCTGAGAGAATTTTCAATGTTGATGAGAAAGGCTGTCAgcttaatttacataaagcACCACAAGTTTTAGCGGAACGTGGAACAAAAAGAGTACACCTAGTGGCGCCGGAACATGGTGAAAATGTGACTGTAGTCTCATGTGGCAGCGCTTTAGGCCACGCTATCCCCCCAATGATTTTGTTCAAGGGCAAAAGAATGAAACCTGAATGGATTGATTCTTTACCTACAGGGTCAATAGCTCAAATGACTCCCAAAGGCAGTATGAATACTGAAACGTTCGTGAACTGGTTACACCACTTCGCCAAATTTAAACTATCAGGACCTTGTGTTCTTATCTTTGACGGTGCTAAATGCCATCTGGACTATACCATAGTTGAAGTTGCAGagaaattcaatataaaacttttctgTCTTCCCAGCAACACAACACATGAGCTGCAGCCGATGGACAAATCGGTTTTTCATTCGTATGAGTATTATTGGGATGAGGAGGTTCTGAGGTACTGGTCTATCAACCAGGATCGTAAAATAACGAAACAAAGATTtggaattatattttcaaaggtGTGGGACAAGGCTGCAACGCCGGCAAATATCAGAGCTGGTTTCGAGGCTACTGGGATTTTTCCATTTGATCCGCAAAAGATTCCCGAAGAAGCGTATGCTCCAAGTATCCCAACATACGATCCCACAATAACTGAATCTAATACTGGACAAAAGGAAAATGAAGATCCTAATGATATTACTGATTCAAGTGTTGACAGTGAAAGTATTTTAGCTTGTTCTCATCCTAATTTGAACATCAGCGGTGATCGTTACACTCCAGTTCAAAGTGGTCCCTCTGGCACCAATGCTAAATCACCAGTACGTGCCTTGTCACAAGACAATAATAACATAGCTACTGCACCTTCTTCACCTTCGAGAAATGATCAACTTAAGCTCGGTGAAAATATTCGTACTGAAGGTGACGATAGCGACGATGACGTCCCATTAGCAAGCTTGAAACAGAACAGCCAGAACATAGAAGCTGTAAAGGCAGTTTCGGATTTACTTAATGAATCATATGAATCTTTCAGTGCTATGTTAAAAACTCCGGTAAAGACAACATCTAGCCCAAAGACTGCTCCGAGGGCAAAAGCCATTAATAGTCTGGCTCAAGAACTAACGAAAGCaacttttgtacaaaaaaaattgccaggTCCGTCCGGAGCAGCTTCTCAGAAAAGAAACACTTTGCCAGGGTCATCGAATAAAActtcaaaaaagaagaaaagtaCATCAAAGTCATCCTCAGCTGCCtctcaaaaaaagaatgataTTCCTGGACCATCCAACATTACTTtaccaaaaagaaaacaagatCCTTCAAAAAGGAATAGAGCCTCATCAAACAAGATTCCTTCAAAACCGAAAAGTGGTAAAGGAAAAGCTAGAAAACTTGGTGAGTCTTGGTATTGCTTCGTTTGTGATCAAGATAGAGTTGCTGACATGCGATCTTGTTTTAAATGTGGTTCCTATGTCCATGAAGAGTGCGTTGGTTTGTCTGCCGAAGatacagaaaattttatatgtccCCAATGTTATGATGATTAA